From a single Arachis hypogaea cultivar Tifrunner chromosome 3, arahy.Tifrunner.gnm2.J5K5, whole genome shotgun sequence genomic region:
- the LOC112790136 gene encoding uncharacterized protein yields the protein MKLSSKSILSPSHSKDAPHLTRKLASSGSTKGGGGGSQASPNPAMFRSGGRKRGPGYVNPEPSSPKVTCIGQVRVLKQGKKMRGRSKRRGGGGGEASFRSRGEQSFHGGDLNRQKSQRSQSLQQECLSQRNQRWVHVPSAICEALRAFGSEFSCFFSCRSSCGREKHSAKAEEEGAAVGSWVVTLQEGSDPHKGREIELIMGGSEEDETQGDNNNSPERSNRRRRHVFEDIDIDIDNLKSEEEEKARVSICIPPKNALLLMRCRSDPVKMAALANRFWEPSVQATQEEREAEEAQMQMEEDSNKEVEKNYNVAIHDESGKSTLAFVSKEETEAANNEGNQVVIEEAKGDVEKEEEAIGEVTSYGEENDVAQRSELSSTTAHSALSGIDDAKGSTVKMTSEEKPVEEENRSKERESGALPECLLLMMCEPKLSMEVSRETWICTADFVRWLPPRPAAKSSGGDRQHKKRMAAVDNKPPPPPTAAVQPQQVQPGRSSFSFPAAAVASAVGTNAGEGSALKRCKSEPRRSAAKLAPEACSWNNRKLTEPHPPAPVGVGGAAGVGF from the coding sequence ATGAAGCTCTCTTCAAAATCCATTCTCAGCCCAAGCCATAGCAAAGACGCACCTCACTTAACGAGAAAGCTAGCAAGCAGTGGCAGCACCAAAGGTGGTGGCGGCGGCAGCCAGGCCTCACCGAACCCAGCGATGTTCCGATCCGGTGGTAGAAAGCGAGGACCGGGATACGTAAACCCAGAGCCTTCATCCCCGAAGGTCACATGCATTGGACAAGTGAGAGTGTTGAAACAggggaagaagatgagagggagatCTAAGAGAAGAGGAGGCGGAGGAGGAGAAGCGAGCTTCAGGAGCAGAGGCGAACAAAGCTTTCACGGTGGAGATCTCAACCGACAGAAGTCGCAAAGAAGCCAGAGCTTACAGCAGGAGTGTTTGTCTCAACGGAACCAACGATGGGTTCACGTTCCTTCAGCAATATGCGAAGCTCTGAGAGCGTTTGGTTCTGAATTCAGCTGCTTCTTCAGTTGCAGGTCTTCTTGCGGGAGGGAAAAACATTCGGCCAAGGCAGAAGAAGAAGGGGCAGCAGTTGGAAGTTGGGTGGTGACTCTTCAAGAAGGGAGTGATCCCCATAAGGGAAGGGAGATTGAACTTATAATGGGAGGTAGTGAAGAAGATGAAACCCAAGGAGACAACAATAACAGCCCTGAGAGAAGCAACAGAAGGAGGAGGCACGTGTTTGAAGACATTGACATCGATATAGACAATCTCAAGAGTGAGGAGGAAGAGAAAGCTAGAGTTAGCATATGCATCCCTCCAAAGAATGCTCTGTTGTTGATGAGGTGCAGATCTGACCCTGTCAAAATGGCTGCCCTCGCTAACAGGTTTTGGGAGCCAAGTGTTCAGGCAacacaagaagaaagagaagcTGAAGAGGCCCAAATGCAAATGGAAGAGGACTCTAACAAGGAAGTGGAAAAGAATTACAATGTTGCGATTCATGATGAGAGTGGAAAAAGTACACTTGCTTTTGTTAGTAAAGAAGAAACAGAGGCAGCAAATAATGAAGGCAATCAAGTGGTCATCGAAGAAGCGAAAGGAGatgttgaaaaagaagaggaagctATTGGAGAAGTGACTAGTTATGGTGAGGAAAACGACGTCGCACAGAGATCTGAGCTTTCTTCAACTACTGCACACTCTGCACTTTCAGGAATTGATGATGCCAAAGGGTCAACAGTGAAAATGACTTCAGAGGAGAAACCcgtggaagaagaaaataggtcaaaggagagagaaagtggagCATTACCAGAATGCTTGCTTTTGATGATGTGCGAACCCAAGCTGTCAATGGAGGTTTCCAGGGAGACGTGGATCTGCACCGCCGACTTCGTACGGTGGCTGCCGCCGAGGCCAGCGGCGAAATCCAGTGGAGGAGATCGTCAACACAAGAAGCGGATGGCCGCCGTGGACAACAAGCCGCCGCCTCCGCCGACGGCGGCTGTTCAGCCGCAGCAGGTGCAACCGGGGAGGTCATCGTTCTCATTTCCGGCCGCAGCCGTGGCGTCGGCGGTAGGGACAAATGCAGGAGAGGGTTCGGCTCTAAAGCGGTGCAAGTCGGAGCCGAGAAGGTCAGCGGCTAAGCTAGCTCCGGAAGCGTGTTCGTGGAACAATAGGAAGCTGACGGAGCCACATCCTCCAGCACCGGTTGGAGTTGGCGGCGCAGCGGGGGTTGGATTTTGA
- the LOC112775817 gene encoding uncharacterized protein: MAVKNYNIRQNAEYRVEVHRFVGSHTCLAPTMFQDHAQLDSGLICKVVLSMIKTDPLMSIPMLQSAVHQSYHFKPSYRKVWMECLPITIHECIDVPYYNGNKIDGEWSQFDNAFWAFSPCIEEFKHYEPFVLVDGTHLYGKYGGVILIVVAQDGNNNILPIVFSSVESETTKSWSFFLLNLK, translated from the exons ATGGCGGTGAAGAACTACAATATTCGACAGAATGCAGAGTACAGAGT GGAGGTACATCGGTTCGTTGGATCTCATACCTGTCTGGCACCAACCATGTTTCAGGACCATGCGCAACTGGATAGTGGGTTAATTTGCAAGGTCGTGTTATCTATGATAAAGACTGATCCGTTGATGTCTATCCCAATGTTGCAAAGTGCTGTCCATCAGAGTTACCATTTTAAGCCTTCGTATCGGAAGGTGTGGATG GAGTGCCTCCCAATTACGATACATGAATGCATTGATGTCCCTTATTACAACGGGAATAAAATTGACGGAGAGTGGAGTCAATTTGATAATGCTTTCTGGGCATTTTCTCCATGTATTGAAGAATTTAAGCATTACGAGCCGTTTGTATTGGTAGACGGAACACATTTGTACGGCAAGTATGGGGGCGTGATTTTAATTGTTGTGGCTCAAGATGGTAACAACAATATTCTTCCCATAGTTTTCTCATCAGTGGAATCTGAAACAACGAAATCATGGTCGTTTTTCCTCTTAAATTTGAAATAG